One genomic window of Ilyobacter polytropus DSM 2926 includes the following:
- a CDS encoding oxaloacetate decarboxylase subunit alpha, translated as MKKLKITETALRDGHQSLIATRLKTEEILPILEKMDQAGYYSLEVWGGATFDACIRFLNEDPWERLREMRKRVKNTKLQMLLRGQNLLGYRHYADDVVDKFIEKSLKNGIDIIRVFDALNDYRNLETAIKSIIKYNGHCQGCIAYTTSEIHTVDYFVEKVKELEKLGAHSICIKDMAGILLPEVAYELIKKIKSVTDLPIELHTHCTSGIASMLYMRAIEAGVDIIDTGISPFSGGTAQPATEVFAHVLKGSDRDPELDLGLLSEIADYFKPIKEKYRSEGILNPKVMDVEPKTLSYQVPGGMLSNLLSQLEGQGASDRYEEVLEEVPRVRKDLGYPPLVTPLSQMVGTQAVFNVLVGERYKFVPKEIKDYVRGKYGQSPAPISQEIKEKIIGDETPITHRPADDIAPEFEKLKAEIGELAQSDEDVLMYALFPENAKEFLKKKFEELEEENEYIMTVYV; from the coding sequence TTGAAAAAATTAAAAATAACTGAGACTGCTTTAAGAGATGGACATCAGTCCCTTATAGCAACGAGATTAAAAACTGAGGAAATTCTTCCTATCTTAGAAAAGATGGATCAGGCTGGATATTATTCTCTAGAAGTTTGGGGCGGAGCTACATTTGATGCCTGTATAAGATTTCTAAATGAAGATCCTTGGGAAAGACTAAGAGAGATGAGAAAAAGAGTTAAAAACACAAAACTTCAGATGCTTCTCCGTGGTCAAAATCTTCTTGGTTATAGACATTATGCAGATGATGTTGTTGATAAGTTTATAGAAAAATCACTAAAAAATGGAATAGACATTATAAGAGTTTTTGACGCACTAAACGACTACAGAAACCTTGAAACTGCAATCAAGTCCATTATTAAATATAACGGACACTGTCAAGGATGTATCGCTTACACAACTAGTGAGATTCATACTGTAGATTACTTTGTAGAAAAAGTAAAAGAGCTTGAAAAATTAGGTGCTCACTCAATCTGTATAAAGGATATGGCTGGAATATTACTTCCAGAAGTAGCCTATGAATTAATAAAAAAGATAAAATCAGTAACTGATCTTCCTATTGAGCTTCATACTCACTGTACAAGTGGGATAGCGTCGATGCTTTATATGAGGGCTATAGAGGCTGGAGTAGATATAATAGACACAGGTATATCACCTTTTTCAGGAGGTACAGCACAGCCTGCAACAGAAGTATTTGCACATGTTTTAAAGGGAAGCGACCGAGATCCAGAATTAGATCTTGGACTTCTTTCTGAAATTGCAGATTACTTTAAGCCAATAAAAGAAAAGTACAGATCAGAAGGGATATTAAATCCAAAAGTAATGGATGTAGAGCCAAAGACACTTTCATATCAGGTTCCAGGTGGAATGCTTTCAAACCTTCTTTCACAATTAGAGGGACAGGGTGCATCTGACAGATATGAAGAGGTTCTTGAAGAGGTACCGAGAGTAAGAAAAGATCTCGGATATCCGCCTCTAGTAACTCCTCTTTCACAAATGGTTGGTACACAAGCAGTATTCAATGTACTTGTAGGAGAAAGATATAAATTTGTTCCTAAAGAGATAAAAGACTATGTAAGAGGAAAATATGGTCAGTCTCCGGCACCAATAAGCCAAGAGATAAAAGAGAAAATAATCGGAGATGAAACACCGATAACTCATAGACCGGCAGATGATATTGCCCCAGAATTTGAAAAGCTAAAAGCTGAGATAGGAGAGCTTGCTCAAAGTGACGAAGATGTATTAATGTACGCTTTGTTTCCAGAAAATGCAAAAGAATTTTTAAAGAAAAAATTTGAAGAGCTAGAGGAAGAGAACGAATATATCATGACAGTTTACGTATAA
- the citD gene encoding citrate lyase acyl carrier protein: MIGICGNEKASDALVTVDLNTVGISVEVISKLKGMFGNLMEKSVMEALAEMKAENAKVTVQDFGALDFIIKARTKTAVRRAMSAAGGVK, translated from the coding sequence ATGATTGGAATTTGCGGGAATGAAAAAGCTTCAGATGCACTGGTTACAGTTGATCTTAATACCGTAGGAATCAGTGTTGAGGTAATTTCGAAGTTAAAAGGAATGTTTGGAAACTTGATGGAGAAATCTGTAATGGAGGCTCTTGCAGAGATGAAAGCAGAAAATGCAAAGGTAACAGTACAGGATTTTGGAGCGTTAGATTTTATAATTAAAGCTAGAACAAAAACAGCGGTAAGAAGAGCAATGTCCGCTGCTGGAGGTGTAAAATAA
- a CDS encoding HpcH/HpaI aldolase/citrate lyase family protein, producing MKKLRRTMLFAPASNPKLLFNTAIYKPDCILFDLEDAVRYDEKDAARDLLVEAFKSIDYGQCEVFVRTNPLRKPTGEKAPFGELDIRALVPAGMRRMRLPMCEKPEHIEELSALLDEVEKEHGIEPGSVKVQASLETPIGVMNALAIAQSSDRITSISFGAEDFTRTLGTDRTKAATELFYARSQVVMAAAVAGVDAIDTVWADVSDTEGFIKEVESAKNLGFSGKSCIHPSQVKEVHNIFTPSMAEVEKSVEILKAAADANIQDGGVITVKGKMVDIPVIAKAERIVSLAKGAGLIK from the coding sequence ATGAAAAAACTAAGAAGAACGATGCTTTTTGCACCTGCAAGTAACCCTAAACTATTATTTAATACTGCGATTTATAAACCAGACTGTATTTTATTTGACTTAGAAGATGCAGTAAGATATGACGAAAAAGACGCAGCAAGAGACCTTCTTGTAGAAGCGTTTAAAAGTATAGATTATGGACAGTGTGAAGTTTTTGTAAGAACTAACCCACTAAGAAAACCAACAGGTGAAAAGGCACCATTTGGAGAACTTGATATAAGAGCTCTTGTACCTGCAGGAATGAGAAGAATGAGACTTCCTATGTGTGAAAAACCAGAGCATATAGAAGAATTGTCAGCATTATTAGACGAAGTAGAAAAAGAGCATGGAATAGAACCTGGATCAGTTAAAGTACAGGCATCTCTAGAAACTCCAATAGGAGTTATGAATGCTCTAGCTATAGCACAGTCTTCTGACAGAATAACTTCAATCTCTTTCGGAGCTGAGGACTTTACAAGAACACTAGGAACAGACAGAACAAAAGCAGCCACAGAACTTTTTTATGCTAGATCACAGGTAGTTATGGCTGCAGCAGTAGCTGGTGTAGATGCTATTGATACAGTGTGGGCAGATGTGTCAGATACTGAAGGATTTATCAAAGAAGTAGAATCAGCAAAAAATCTTGGATTTTCAGGTAAGTCATGTATCCACCCTTCACAGGTAAAAGAGGTTCACAATATTTTCACTCCGTCTATGGCAGAAGTAGAAAAATCTGTGGAAATCTTGAAAGCAGCAGCAGATGCAAACATTCAAGATGGTGGAGTAATTACAGTAAAAGGGAAAATGGTTGATATTCCGGTAATCGCTAAAGCTGAAAGAATAGTTTCTTTGGCTAAGGGTGCAGGACTAATCAAATAA
- the citF gene encoding citrate lyase subunit alpha, producing the protein MELKTLVNKLGREMPSFIEGYGEVKPYAGPFATKASGRKYAPLKSSSKPGDLKLLGSLKEALEKVEIKDGMTISFHHHLRNGDYVLNMVVEEIASMGIKDITICSSSLTSAHEPLIDHIKNGVITGLQTSGLRGKIAKEVATNNILGKPVVFRTHGGRARAVEAGEVKIDVAFIAAPSCDPMGNMNGKEGKSAFGAMGYPMVDAEYAEKVVAITDNLMPFPLAKVSIPMTLVDHVVEVESIGDPAKIATGATRVTKNPMDLLIAENAAKVLIASGLVKEGFSFQAGSGGASLAVCKFIREYMEENEIKGSFAAGGVTAYLVELLEAGLFNALLDTQTFDGAAADSFNRNPNHIEMSASMYANPHNKSCSAHQLDMMILSATEIDTEFNLNSMTGSTGMIMGAQGGAPDTAAGAKLTVCVAPTMRKRIPILLDKVTNIVTPGETVDVLVTERGTCVNPLRTDLIEKFTAAGIDLMTIEELKSEVEKLTGVPERVQYEDKVVGIIEYRDGTVTDVIKQVKK; encoded by the coding sequence ATGGAATTAAAGACATTAGTTAATAAATTGGGTAGAGAGATGCCAAGTTTTATTGAAGGTTATGGTGAAGTTAAGCCATATGCTGGGCCATTTGCTACAAAGGCATCTGGAAGAAAATATGCACCATTAAAATCTTCTTCAAAACCTGGAGATTTAAAATTATTGGGCAGCCTAAAAGAAGCTTTAGAAAAAGTTGAAATAAAAGATGGAATGACAATTTCTTTTCATCACCATCTTAGAAACGGTGACTATGTATTAAATATGGTTGTAGAAGAGATTGCGTCTATGGGTATAAAGGACATAACAATTTGTTCATCGTCTCTTACATCGGCTCATGAGCCATTAATAGACCATATCAAAAATGGCGTTATAACTGGACTTCAAACATCAGGATTAAGAGGAAAAATAGCTAAAGAGGTAGCTACAAATAATATTCTTGGAAAGCCTGTAGTTTTCAGAACTCACGGTGGAAGAGCAAGAGCTGTCGAAGCTGGAGAGGTAAAAATAGACGTAGCATTTATTGCGGCACCATCTTGTGATCCTATGGGTAACATGAACGGTAAAGAGGGTAAATCTGCTTTTGGTGCCATGGGATATCCTATGGTAGATGCAGAGTATGCTGAAAAAGTAGTAGCAATAACAGATAACCTTATGCCTTTTCCATTAGCAAAGGTATCTATCCCTATGACTCTTGTAGATCATGTAGTAGAAGTGGAATCTATAGGAGATCCTGCTAAGATAGCAACAGGAGCCACAAGAGTAACAAAAAATCCAATGGACCTTTTGATAGCTGAAAATGCTGCGAAGGTGCTTATTGCATCAGGACTTGTAAAAGAAGGATTCTCTTTTCAGGCTGGTTCTGGAGGAGCTTCCCTTGCAGTTTGTAAATTTATAAGAGAATACATGGAAGAAAACGAAATAAAGGGATCTTTCGCAGCAGGAGGAGTTACAGCTTACCTAGTAGAACTTCTTGAAGCTGGATTATTCAATGCCCTTCTTGATACTCAGACTTTTGACGGAGCTGCGGCAGATTCATTTAACAGGAATCCAAATCACATAGAAATGTCAGCTTCTATGTATGCTAATCCTCACAATAAATCATGCTCTGCTCACCAGCTAGACATGATGATCCTTTCTGCTACAGAGATTGATACAGAGTTCAACCTAAACTCTATGACTGGTTCTACAGGAATGATCATGGGTGCACAGGGAGGAGCTCCAGATACAGCAGCAGGAGCAAAGCTGACTGTATGTGTGGCACCGACAATGAGAAAAAGAATACCAATTTTACTAGATAAAGTAACAAATATAGTAACTCCAGGAGAAACAGTAGATGTGCTAGTAACTGAAAGAGGAACTTGTGTAAATCCACTGAGAACGGACCTTATAGAAAAGTTTACTGCAGCGGGAATAGACTTGATGACTATAGAGGAATTGAAATCTGAAGTTGAAAAACTGACAGGAGTCCCTGAAAGAGTTCAATATGAGGATAAAGTAGTAGGAATTATAGAATATAGAGATGGAACTGTAACAGATGTTATAAAACAGGTAAAAAAATAA
- a CDS encoding OadG family protein, with translation MNITELMTLFSNPENIKTLDMGDKMMGVGVTVILGMGITVTALIFIQFLIGMMTKLMAEKPKPAAVTEETPKAPLKPDVNDPELMAAISAAVAAKMGISNDKIVKTVVEKR, from the coding sequence ATGAATATTACAGAACTTATGACGTTGTTTTCTAATCCGGAAAACATTAAAACCCTTGATATGGGAGATAAAATGATGGGAGTGGGTGTGACTGTAATTCTAGGAATGGGTATCACAGTTACGGCACTTATATTCATACAATTTCTTATAGGAATGATGACGAAATTAATGGCTGAAAAACCAAAACCAGCGGCGGTTACTGAAGAGACCCCAAAAGCTCCGCTGAAGCCAGATGTAAATGATCCAGAATTGATGGCTGCTATATCTGCTGCAGTTGCTGCAAAAATGGGTATTTCCAATGATAAGATAGTGAAAACAGTCGTAGAGAAAAGATAG
- a CDS encoding biotin/lipoyl-containing protein, giving the protein MKTFKVVVNGNEYEVGVQEVKAGTAAPAPRAAAPAPAAPKPAAPKPAAPKPVTTAAGAGAGVNTVTAPMPGTIINVGCHAGAKVSKGDILVVLEAMKMENEIMAPHDGTVTEVKVQQGASVNAGDILVVLS; this is encoded by the coding sequence ATGAAAACTTTTAAAGTTGTTGTTAACGGAAACGAATATGAAGTAGGGGTACAAGAGGTAAAAGCAGGAACGGCAGCACCAGCACCAAGAGCAGCAGCACCAGCTCCGGCAGCGCCTAAACCAGCAGCACCAAAACCGGCGGCACCAAAACCAGTAACTACTGCAGCAGGGGCAGGAGCAGGAGTAAACACAGTAACTGCACCTATGCCTGGTACAATAATTAATGTAGGATGCCACGCAGGAGCAAAAGTTTCTAAAGGTGACATCTTAGTAGTATTAGAAGCAATGAAAATGGAAAATGAAATTATGGCTCCTCATGACGGAACAGTTACTGAAGTAAAAGTTCAGCAAGGTGCTTCAGTTAATGCAGGAGATATACTAGTAGTATTATCTTAA
- a CDS encoding sodium ion-translocating decarboxylase subunit beta, with protein sequence MVMLQALMDFYTSTGFYGINIGSILMMIVACIFLYLAIVKGFEPLLLVPISFGMLLTNLPFAGMMAEPLMEVKEHITASGAVQYVVHTAEPGGLLYYLFQGDHLGIFPPLIFMGVGAMTDFGPLIANPKSLLLGAAAQFGIFVTFLGAIGSGLFTAQEAASIGIIGGADGPTAIFLSSKLAPHLMGPIAVAAYSYMALVPIIQPPIMTALTSEKERKIKMSQLRMVTKKEKVIFPIVVTIIVSLIVPPAATLIGMLMLGNLFRECGVVGRLEDTAKNALINIITIFLGVTVGATATAEAFLKVETLAILALGVVAFGIGTGSGVLLAKLMNKMSKTPINPLLGSAGVSAVPMAARVSQVVGQKADPSNFLLMHAMGPNVAGVIGSAVSAGVLLSLFG encoded by the coding sequence ATTGTTATGTTACAAGCTTTAATGGATTTTTATACAAGCACAGGTTTTTATGGTATAAATATAGGTTCCATCTTAATGATGATAGTTGCCTGTATTTTCCTTTACCTTGCTATAGTAAAAGGATTTGAGCCTCTATTATTGGTTCCTATCTCTTTCGGAATGCTTCTTACTAACCTTCCATTTGCAGGTATGATGGCAGAGCCTTTAATGGAAGTAAAAGAGCATATAACAGCTTCAGGAGCAGTGCAGTATGTAGTTCATACAGCAGAGCCTGGAGGATTACTTTATTACTTATTCCAAGGAGATCACTTGGGAATATTCCCTCCATTAATCTTTATGGGTGTAGGGGCGATGACAGACTTTGGTCCGTTAATTGCAAATCCTAAATCACTTCTTCTTGGAGCGGCAGCTCAGTTTGGTATCTTCGTTACTTTCTTGGGAGCTATAGGTTCTGGACTGTTTACAGCTCAGGAAGCAGCTTCAATCGGAATTATCGGAGGAGCAGATGGACCTACTGCGATCTTCCTTTCTTCAAAACTGGCTCCGCACCTAATGGGACCAATAGCTGTAGCAGCTTATTCATATATGGCGCTTGTACCAATCATTCAGCCGCCTATCATGACAGCTCTTACAAGTGAAAAAGAGAGAAAGATAAAGATGTCTCAACTAAGAATGGTAACAAAGAAAGAGAAGGTAATCTTCCCTATCGTAGTTACTATCATAGTATCTCTAATAGTACCTCCAGCAGCAACTCTAATCGGAATGTTAATGCTTGGAAACCTATTCAGAGAATGTGGAGTAGTAGGAAGACTAGAAGATACAGCGAAAAATGCACTTATCAACATCATCACAATCTTCCTAGGTGTAACAGTTGGAGCAACAGCAACAGCTGAAGCCTTCCTAAAAGTAGAAACTCTAGCTATCCTAGCACTAGGAGTAGTTGCCTTTGGGATAGGAACAGGATCAGGAGTACTTCTTGCTAAGCTTATGAATAAGATGAGCAAGACCCCTATCAATCCATTACTGGGATCTGCAGGAGTATCTGCAGTACCAATGGCAGCAAGGGTATCACAGGTAGTGGGACAGAAAGCTGATCCGTCAAACTTCCTACTGATGCATGCAATGGGACCAAACGTTGCAGGAGTAATAGGATCTGCAGTATCTGCAGGTGTACTACTTTCACTGTTTGGATAA
- a CDS encoding carbon starvation CstA family protein, protein MITFLLALAALIGGYFIYGKIVENIFGINENRPTPAVSLADGVDFCEISWGRAFLIQFLNIAGLGPIFGAVAGALWGPVAFLWIVFGCIFAGSVHDYLAGMLSVRHNGSTIAEIVGKYLGNGPKNFMRVFSVVLLVLVGVVFVVGPAGILTNIVPSVGKMTWVGIIIIYYIIATILPVDKLISKIYPIFGLSLIIMGLGIGLGLFIKGYQIPELTLQNLNPKGTPFYPFLFITIACGAISGFHATQSPLMARCLKNEKEGRRVFFGSMIAEGVIALIWAAAAMTFFGSTEGLAQAGAAGVVVNTISNSMLGRVGGALALLGVVACPITSGDTAFRSARLAIADATNLKQGPIKNRFLIAIPLFIVGIALCFMDFGIIWRYFAWSNQTLATIVLWAGAVYLANNRKNFWIAAIPGTFMTGVVTTYIIIAPEGLRMSTAIGYPFGILAAISALIFFLKKKKNQSALDVEEIL, encoded by the coding sequence ATGATAACTTTTTTATTAGCTTTGGCAGCTTTAATCGGTGGTTATTTCATTTATGGGAAAATTGTTGAAAATATTTTTGGTATAAACGAAAACAGGCCTACACCTGCGGTAAGTCTTGCCGATGGTGTTGATTTTTGTGAAATCAGTTGGGGAAGAGCTTTCCTTATACAATTCCTCAATATAGCCGGCCTAGGTCCTATATTTGGAGCTGTTGCAGGGGCTTTATGGGGACCTGTAGCCTTTCTATGGATTGTGTTTGGATGCATCTTTGCAGGATCGGTTCATGACTACCTTGCTGGTATGCTTTCAGTTAGGCATAACGGATCAACAATAGCAGAAATTGTCGGTAAATATCTTGGAAATGGCCCTAAAAATTTTATGAGGGTTTTCTCAGTCGTGCTTTTAGTTCTTGTAGGTGTAGTTTTTGTAGTTGGTCCTGCTGGTATATTGACAAATATAGTTCCAAGTGTAGGTAAAATGACCTGGGTTGGAATTATAATTATTTATTATATTATAGCAACAATACTTCCCGTGGATAAGTTGATCTCCAAAATATATCCAATATTTGGACTGTCTCTTATTATAATGGGACTTGGAATTGGTTTAGGTCTTTTTATAAAAGGATATCAGATTCCAGAGTTGACTCTTCAAAATCTTAATCCTAAAGGAACTCCTTTTTATCCATTTCTTTTTATAACAATTGCCTGTGGTGCAATATCTGGATTCCACGCCACTCAGTCTCCACTTATGGCTCGGTGTTTAAAAAATGAAAAAGAAGGAAGAAGAGTATTTTTCGGATCTATGATAGCAGAAGGGGTTATTGCTCTTATTTGGGCAGCAGCAGCCATGACTTTTTTTGGTAGTACAGAAGGCCTTGCACAAGCAGGTGCCGCAGGTGTAGTTGTAAATACAATTTCCAACTCGATGCTTGGTAGAGTTGGTGGAGCCCTTGCTTTATTGGGAGTAGTTGCCTGTCCGATTACTTCTGGTGACACTGCATTTAGGAGTGCAAGACTCGCCATTGCAGATGCTACAAATCTTAAACAGGGTCCTATAAAAAATAGATTTTTAATAGCAATCCCTCTGTTTATAGTCGGAATTGCTCTTTGCTTCATGGATTTTGGAATAATATGGAGATACTTTGCTTGGTCTAATCAAACCCTTGCTACTATAGTCTTATGGGCTGGTGCAGTTTATCTTGCAAATAACCGTAAAAATTTCTGGATCGCTGCAATTCCAGGTACATTTATGACAGGTGTTGTTACAACATATATCATAATCGCTCCAGAGGGGTTACGAATGTCCACAGCCATAGGTTATCCTTTTGGTATTTTAGCTGCAATAAGTGCACTAATATTTTTCCTCAAAAAGAAAAAAAATCAATCTGCCTTAGACGTAGAAGAGATTCTTTAA
- a CDS encoding IS3 family transposase: MLKEKKITKRELFIFVEIHRNVHSISQICRALEVSRSGFNKFQNNKTTERKKKDQGILDSILEVRKNRHKRSYGAPRLKVELKDEYGIITSERRINRIMKENDISVNSTKKFKTGNEKSKRENITGNIVKRKFKVGRKNEVWVTDITYIWTSEGWLYLSTIMDLFSRRIIAYDIGKRMTSELVIDTLTRSFLLEEPEEELIIHSDQGSQYSSREYSNLVKKLGLIQSMSRRGNCYDNAVIESFHASLKKEMIYVEGLVTKRYMKAMVFDYIEFYNKERRHSFLGNVSPVEFEKIQKKLVLG, encoded by the coding sequence ATTCTCAAGGAAAAAAAGATAACTAAGAGGGAACTCTTTATCTTCGTTGAAATACACAGAAATGTTCATTCTATATCTCAGATATGTAGAGCCCTAGAAGTCTCTCGAAGTGGTTTTAATAAGTTTCAGAATAACAAAACTACTGAGAGAAAGAAAAAGGATCAAGGGATTCTAGATAGTATTCTAGAGGTCAGAAAGAACAGACATAAGAGGAGCTATGGAGCCCCTAGACTAAAGGTTGAGCTCAAAGATGAATATGGCATAATAACAAGCGAAAGACGAATAAATAGAATAATGAAAGAAAATGATATATCAGTTAATTCTACCAAGAAGTTTAAAACAGGAAATGAAAAGAGTAAAAGAGAAAATATCACAGGAAATATTGTAAAAAGAAAATTCAAAGTAGGTAGAAAAAATGAGGTCTGGGTTACAGATATCACATATATTTGGACAAGCGAAGGTTGGCTATATTTAAGCACAATTATGGATCTTTTTTCTAGAAGGATTATCGCCTACGATATAGGTAAGCGCATGACTAGTGAGTTAGTAATAGATACTTTAACAAGGTCATTTTTACTGGAGGAACCAGAGGAAGAACTGATAATTCATAGTGATCAAGGATCGCAATATTCGAGTAGGGAGTACTCTAACCTTGTAAAGAAGCTAGGATTAATCCAATCTATGAGTAGACGTGGGAACTGTTATGATAATGCAGTAATAGAATCCTTTCATGCTTCTTTGAAGAAAGAGATGATTTATGTAGAAGGTTTAGTAACTAAAAGGTATATGAAGGCAATGGTATTTGATTACATAGAATTTTATAATAAAGAGAGGAGACACAGTTTCTTAGGAAATGTCTCCCCTGTTGAGTTTGAAAAAATACAGAAAAAATTGGTGTTAGGTTGA
- a CDS encoding transposase, protein MMEEKRRYARFSEEKQKQIAELSFLKIKTKVELSNEYGITTNTVAAWEKKYFGGPKKDMELSAQDKEIIRLKNLLKEKEEDIEILKKATAIFSRKKR, encoded by the coding sequence ATGATGGAAGAAAAAAGAAGATATGCAAGATTTTCAGAGGAGAAACAGAAGCAAATCGCTGAGCTTTCTTTCCTTAAAATAAAAACAAAGGTAGAGCTATCAAATGAATACGGTATTACCACTAATACTGTTGCTGCCTGGGAAAAGAAATACTTTGGAGGTCCTAAGAAGGACATGGAGTTAAGCGCTCAAGACAAAGAAATTATCAGGTTGAAAAATCTACTTAAGGAAAAAGAAGAGGATATAGAGATCTTAAAAAAGGCTACAGCCATATTCTCAAGGAAAAAAAGATAA
- a CDS encoding nucleoside-specific channel-forming protein Tsx: MKKMFGILFLMVNITSFGSYEPWNYNYTSVSVFQGNNSADGYGESIDDRYVEFEGFHRYNLLDMYWFVDFFDAFDSGSSDVHGQDPNLYGEINPRISLDGLLGKDLSFGNFKEWFISYQYDFDDSSYGGGLKRHQIGIGNDVYIKGFDYVRMNLLARYHKEAYDGSIEDKWDGYLLNAAYGRKLHTFKNGWNIYFSGWVDYVFGANESKDKTDWSGNNIGTDHSLQWFNQLKLQMKYIDLSYSYKINDSFTEVKKSSYNSSDSNQHILGVHYVF; the protein is encoded by the coding sequence ATGAAAAAAATGTTTGGTATTTTATTCTTAATGGTCAACATCACTTCTTTTGGATCATATGAGCCGTGGAACTACAATTATACCAGTGTCAGTGTATTTCAGGGGAATAATTCCGCTGACGGTTATGGTGAAAGTATCGATGACAGGTATGTAGAGTTCGAAGGATTTCATAGGTACAACCTTCTCGATATGTATTGGTTTGTAGATTTTTTTGATGCCTTTGATTCAGGATCTAGTGATGTCCACGGTCAGGATCCTAACCTTTATGGTGAGATCAACCCCAGGATCTCTTTAGATGGACTTTTGGGGAAAGATCTTTCGTTTGGTAATTTTAAGGAGTGGTTTATTTCATATCAGTATGATTTTGATGACAGCTCTTACGGTGGAGGACTCAAAAGACATCAGATAGGGATTGGAAATGATGTTTATATTAAAGGATTCGACTATGTCAGGATGAACCTCTTGGCCAGATATCATAAGGAAGCCTATGATGGGAGTATAGAGGATAAGTGGGATGGTTATCTTTTAAATGCTGCCTACGGCAGAAAATTACATACATTTAAAAATGGATGGAATATTTATTTCAGCGGATGGGTCGACTATGTCTTTGGAGCAAACGAATCAAAAGATAAAACAGATTGGAGCGGTAATAATATCGGTACTGATCATTCTCTTCAGTGGTTTAATCAGCTGAAGCTGCAAATGAAATATATAGATTTGTCTTATTCTTATAAGATAAATGATAGCTTTACAGAGGTCAAAAAATCAAGTTATAATTCATCTGATTCCAACCAGCATATACTAGGCGTGCACTATGTTTTCTAA